The following coding sequences lie in one Pseudoxanthomonas sp. SE1 genomic window:
- a CDS encoding ChrR family anti-sigma-E factor, which translates to MNPHHHLDPSTLVSYAAGALTVEMAIVAATHLETCAHCRARVEEAECIGGQLIEHQQPGPGAPDEGHQAVLREAMLRRLDDEPVAVAPPPRIAPYETDDRLPAPLHPYFGTSYRALKWRWMAPGVHCIRAAGTPTGTLLMLKIGPGRSMPVHSHGGTELTQILRGAYHDALGHFAPGDVADLDSDVEHQPVTVPGVACICVSALDAPLRFPGWLARRLQPLFKL; encoded by the coding sequence GTGAATCCGCACCATCATCTCGATCCCTCCACCCTGGTCAGCTACGCGGCGGGCGCGCTGACCGTCGAGATGGCGATCGTCGCCGCCACGCACCTGGAAACCTGTGCGCATTGCCGCGCGCGCGTGGAGGAGGCCGAATGCATCGGGGGACAGCTGATCGAACACCAGCAGCCCGGACCGGGCGCCCCGGACGAAGGACACCAGGCCGTCCTGCGCGAGGCGATGCTGCGTCGCCTCGATGATGAGCCTGTCGCGGTGGCGCCACCACCGCGGATCGCGCCGTACGAGACGGATGATCGCCTGCCGGCGCCGCTGCATCCTTATTTCGGCACGTCCTACCGTGCCTTGAAATGGCGCTGGATGGCGCCGGGCGTGCATTGCATCCGGGCGGCGGGCACGCCGACAGGCACGCTGCTGATGCTGAAGATCGGCCCCGGCCGCAGCATGCCCGTGCACAGCCATGGCGGGACGGAACTTACCCAGATCCTGCGCGGTGCCTACCACGATGCGCTGGGGCACTTCGCCCCCGGTGACGTGGCCGACCTGGACAGCGACGTCGAGCACCAGCCGGTAACCGTGCCCGGCGTCGCCTGCATCTGCGTCTCCGCCCTGGATGCGCCGCTGCGCTTCCCGGGCTGGCTGGCGCGACGCCTGCAGCCGCTGTTCAAGCTCT
- a CDS encoding sigma-70 family RNA polymerase sigma factor, with amino-acid sequence MIAVARLRDRGSFMRIYDHFMPRLCLYLRGLGSPEAVAEELSQEALLRLWQRAAMYDPQQGAVSTWLFRIGRNLHIDRVRREPSWVQVLEDACQGTDEELARPFTSAEDYAEHVHLQRRIEELPAVQARLMRMSYFEAKSHQEIADELGMPLGTVKSHLRRAFLRLQGQVRGQP; translated from the coding sequence ATGATCGCGGTGGCGCGGCTGCGCGACCGAGGCAGCTTCATGCGGATCTACGATCACTTCATGCCGCGCCTGTGCCTGTACCTGCGCGGGCTGGGCAGTCCCGAGGCGGTGGCGGAAGAGCTCTCGCAGGAGGCGCTGCTGCGCCTGTGGCAGCGGGCGGCCATGTACGATCCGCAGCAGGGCGCGGTGTCCACGTGGCTGTTCCGGATCGGCCGCAACCTCCACATCGACCGCGTGCGACGCGAGCCAAGCTGGGTGCAGGTGCTGGAGGATGCGTGCCAGGGCACGGACGAGGAGTTGGCCCGGCCCTTCACGTCGGCGGAGGACTACGCCGAGCACGTCCACCTGCAACGCCGCATTGAGGAACTGCCGGCGGTGCAGGCGAGGTTGATGCGGATGTCGTATTTCGAAGCCAAGAGTCACCAGGAAATCGCCGACGAACTCGGCATGCCGCTGGGCACGGTGAAGTCGCACCTGCGGCGCGCGTTCCTGCGCCTGCAGGGCCAAGTACGGGGACAGCCGTGA